From one Bacteroidota bacterium genomic stretch:
- a CDS encoding CoA transferase, which produces MFKGLRVVELANVLAGPAVGMFFAELGAEVIKIENKSTGGDLTRKWKLPVEQKESTTSSYYHSVNWNKEILFLDLKEAVDHAVAIEKISAADLLITNFKSGDAEKLGMSSSVLLSRYPSLIIAEITGFDDQERVAYDAVLQAETGFMSLNGNPGDQPMKMPVALIDLLAAHQLKEGILIALLQRAKTGKGCKVTASLYRSAIASLANQASAYLNTHVVPLASGSLHPTIAPYGEMFRCADGQLVLLAVGTDKQFLRLLDILKAEEMGSDPLFSTNTNRVINRKILAEKLNKYIALLTSENLLSACHRAKVPAASVRSIDQVFMDPSIQSMVLEQQEGDGSVSKRVATVAFKIENE; this is translated from the coding sequence ATTTTCAAAGGGCTCCGCGTAGTTGAACTGGCCAATGTTTTGGCAGGACCTGCTGTTGGAATGTTTTTCGCGGAGTTAGGAGCGGAAGTGATTAAAATAGAAAATAAGAGTACCGGTGGCGATCTCACCAGGAAATGGAAATTGCCGGTGGAACAAAAAGAATCAACAACGTCTTCTTATTATCATTCGGTCAATTGGAATAAAGAAATACTTTTTCTTGATCTGAAGGAGGCAGTAGATCATGCTGTTGCAATAGAGAAAATCAGTGCTGCTGATTTACTCATTACAAATTTTAAGAGTGGAGATGCAGAAAAATTAGGAATGAGTTCTTCGGTACTGCTTTCCCGTTATCCTTCGCTGATTATTGCAGAAATTACAGGCTTTGACGATCAGGAAAGAGTGGCTTATGATGCCGTATTGCAGGCGGAGACAGGGTTCATGTCGCTGAATGGAAATCCGGGAGATCAACCGATGAAAATGCCTGTGGCATTGATCGATCTTTTAGCTGCCCATCAATTAAAGGAAGGAATACTGATCGCATTACTGCAACGTGCTAAAACAGGAAAGGGGTGCAAAGTGACAGCATCCTTGTACCGTTCTGCAATAGCTTCATTAGCGAATCAGGCAAGCGCCTATTTAAATACCCATGTTGTTCCTTTGGCTTCCGGATCATTGCATCCTACCATTGCTCCTTATGGTGAAATGTTTCGCTGCGCTGATGGACAATTGGTGCTCCTGGCAGTGGGTACAGACAAGCAGTTTTTGCGTTTGCTGGATATTTTGAAAGCAGAAGAAATGGGGTCCGATCCACTTTTTTCAACCAATACTAACCGGGTTATCAATCGTAAGATTCTTGCCGAAAAGTTAAATAAGTATATAGCGTTATTGACATCTGAAAATCTTCTTTCGGCCTGTCATCGCGCAAAAGTTCCTGCAGCATCAGTACGATCTATCGATCAGGTTTTTATGGACCCTTCCATTCAATCTATGGTGTTGGAACAACAGGAAGGTGATGGTAGTGTCAGTAAGAGAGTAGCAACAGTAGCATTTAAAATTGAAAATGAATGA
- a CDS encoding amidinotransferase — protein sequence MKNNLLSQQASIVMMVRPAFFGFNPETAASNAFQQERKGAIADSLHEQALREFDLVREKLVVAGINVHVFQNADVDTPDAIFPNNWFSTHHDGTLVLYPMLALNRRRERSSGLEQYLEGAFKINRKLDLTSWEEQSKFLEGTGSIVFDHACKMAYAVSSPRTNLEVLHALCIELNYDYHSFHCNDAIGNPVYHTNVVMHIGENYIMYCEEGIPSEEERSRLKISFSDSGRTLLTLSLAQMNSFCGNMLQIKNRDGRLFTVCSRTAYDSLEEKQLEQMQEHTEFLIVDIPVIENVGGGGVRCMLAEIFLEPKIVAH from the coding sequence ATGAAGAATAATCTCCTGAGCCAACAGGCAAGTATAGTAATGATGGTTCGTCCGGCATTTTTTGGATTTAATCCGGAGACAGCGGCAAGTAATGCTTTTCAGCAGGAGCGGAAAGGAGCAATAGCAGATAGCCTCCACGAACAGGCCCTTCGCGAATTTGATTTGGTGAGAGAAAAATTAGTTGTTGCAGGAATCAATGTGCATGTTTTTCAAAATGCAGATGTGGATACACCTGATGCTATTTTTCCCAATAACTGGTTCAGTACCCATCACGATGGCACCTTGGTACTCTATCCCATGCTGGCTCTAAATCGCCGTCGTGAAAGAAGTTCCGGTCTTGAGCAGTATCTGGAAGGAGCATTTAAAATCAACCGAAAACTTGATCTTACCTCTTGGGAAGAGCAAAGTAAATTTCTCGAGGGTACAGGTAGTATTGTTTTTGATCATGCTTGCAAAATGGCTTATGCGGTATCGAGTCCAAGGACGAATTTGGAAGTCTTGCATGCACTTTGTATAGAATTGAATTACGATTATCATTCTTTTCATTGTAATGATGCAATTGGAAATCCGGTCTATCACACCAACGTGGTGATGCATATTGGTGAAAATTATATCATGTATTGTGAGGAGGGGATTCCTTCGGAAGAAGAACGAAGTAGATTGAAAATAAGTTTTTCGGATTCCGGAAGAACATTACTGACTTTGTCATTGGCGCAGATGAATTCTTTCTGTGGAAATATGCTTCAAATTAAAAATCGTGATGGTCGTTTGTTTACCGTTTGTTCACGTACGGCTTATGATTCGTTAGAGGAAAAGCAGCTTGAGCAAATGCAGGAGCATACTGAATTTTTAATTGTAGACATTCCTGTTATTGAGAATGTAGGAGGAGGTGGCGTGCGCTGTATGCTTGCTGAAATTTTCCTTGAACCAAAAATAGTAGCACACTAA
- a CDS encoding GNAT family N-acetyltransferase, producing MDPFHSNREDEYFLLRWEVLRKPWNQPKGTERDELEQKSLHRMIVGADEVIVATGRLQLNEPTVAQIRYMAVHEQFRGLQLGKAMMEELESLALDAGAEKVILQARENALQFYESCGYEIVMETFLLYESIQHYLMEKILVKIPE from the coding sequence ATGGATCCATTCCATTCGAACAGAGAAGACGAGTATTTCCTGCTGCGATGGGAAGTCCTTCGCAAGCCATGGAATCAGCCCAAAGGGACGGAGAGAGATGAACTCGAGCAGAAGTCCTTGCATCGGATGATTGTAGGTGCTGATGAAGTAATCGTGGCAACAGGTCGTCTTCAGCTTAATGAACCCACTGTGGCTCAAATACGATATATGGCCGTTCATGAGCAATTCAGGGGGCTTCAGCTGGGGAAGGCGATGATGGAAGAGCTGGAGTCTTTGGCGCTTGATGCGGGTGCGGAGAAAGTAATTCTGCAAGCCAGAGAAAATGCCTTGCAATTTTATGAATCCTGTGGTTATGAGATCGTGATGGAGACTTTTTTACTGTATGAGAGTATTCAGCATTATCTGATGGAAAAGATTTTAGTAAAGATTCCTGAATGA
- the trmD gene encoding tRNA (guanosine(37)-N1)-methyltransferase TrmD — protein MRIDIITVHPELLESPFNHSILKRAKEKGLVEVNLINLRDYAFSKHHNTDDYAFGGGAGMVMMIEPIALCIEALQLKNTYDEIIYMSPDGVMLDQPLANSISLQQNIILLCGHYKGVDERVREHFITREISIGNYVLSGGELAAAVLCDAVIRLIPGVLNDETSALSDSFQDNLIAPPVYTRPAEFRGWKVPDVLLSGHEAKINQWRYEQSLIRTQERRPDLLRKNE, from the coding sequence ATGCGGATAGATATCATCACAGTGCACCCTGAGTTACTGGAAAGTCCCTTTAATCATTCTATATTAAAAAGAGCCAAAGAGAAGGGATTGGTGGAAGTAAATCTCATCAACCTTCGTGATTATGCATTCAGCAAGCACCACAATACCGATGACTATGCCTTTGGAGGTGGTGCAGGAATGGTGATGATGATTGAGCCGATTGCTTTATGTATAGAGGCGCTTCAATTGAAGAATACGTATGATGAAATAATTTACATGAGTCCGGATGGTGTTATGCTCGATCAACCGTTGGCCAATTCCATATCGCTTCAGCAAAATATCATACTGCTTTGCGGGCATTATAAGGGTGTGGACGAGCGGGTACGGGAGCATTTCATCACCAGGGAAATCAGTATCGGCAACTATGTATTGTCAGGAGGTGAATTGGCTGCTGCAGTGCTTTGTGATGCGGTGATTCGTTTAATTCCGGGGGTGCTGAATGATGAAACCTCTGCTTTGTCCGATTCCTTTCAGGATAACTTGATCGCACCTCCTGTGTATACACGTCCTGCAGAATTCAGAGGTTGGAAAGTACCGGATGTACTTCTTTCAGGACATGAAGCTAAAATCAATCAATGGAGATATGAACAGTCGTTGATACGCACACAGGAGCGAAGACCGGATTTATTGAGAAAAAACGAGTAA